The following coding sequences lie in one Arachis ipaensis cultivar K30076 chromosome B05, Araip1.1, whole genome shotgun sequence genomic window:
- the LOC107641953 gene encoding uncharacterized protein LOC107641953 — MSKANNVNGNLMEKSNNSSNKESQKSLLNHQRFFPKHHNKVHPIKLQRSSSPSPSLLSSQNSDDSLSLLDENISLTLHLASPYQRMVINEHEVQLSPPQQINKNESGELKRCNWITNNCGMIDQFHSLAYLLQLTGLLKQLTHGSSYKILNFLNHGHSKLFELLVLSGLLMDYNWTEILKRREILRAVFGGFDPNIVAKMEETEIREIASNKATFSAECRVRCIVDNAKCIIKIVKERGSFSSYIWGHVNHKPLNNKYKLPRDVPPRTPKADTISKDLIKRGFRFLSPVIVYSFMQAAGLTNDHLLDCYRHNQCVRLAERSWRHI; from the exons ATGTCCAAAGCAAATAATGTGAATGGAAATCTAATGGAGAAGAGCAATAATAGTAGTAACAAAGAGTCACAGAAATCATTGTTGAACCACCAAAGATTTTTCCCCAAACACCACAACAAAGTGCACCCAATTAAGCTTCAGAGAAGCTCTTCTCCATCTCCATCGTTGTTGTCATCACAAAACTCAGATGATTCTTTGTCCCTACTTGATGAGAATATTTCATTGACTCTGCATttggcttctccataccaaagAATGGTAATTAATGAACATGAAGTTCAGCTAAGTCCACCACAACAGATCAATAAGAATGAATCTGGTGAATTGAAAAGGTGCAACTGGATCACAAACAACTGTGGTATGATAGATCAATTTCATTCTTTAGCTTATTTG CTACAACTCACCGGACTTCTAAAACAACTCACACATGGTTCTTCATACAAAATTCTTAATTTCTTGAATCATGGACACAGCAAATTGTTCGAGCTGCTTGTATTGTCAGGGTTGCTTATGGATTACAATTGGACAGAAATTCTGAAAAGAAGGGAAATTCTTAG AGCAGTTTTTGGTGGATTTGATCCTAATATTGTTGCCAAGATGGAGGAGACCGAAATCAGGGAGATAGCTTCAAACAAAGCAACTTTCTCAGCGGAATGCAGAGTTAGGTGCATTGTAGACAATGCCAAATGCATCATCAAG ATTGTGAAGGAACGTGGATCATTCAGTAGTTACATATGGGGTCATGTAAATCACAAGCCATTAAACAACAAATACAAATTGCCAAGAGATGTTCCACCAAGGACTCCCAAAGCAGATACGATAAGCAAGGATCTCATAAAGCGTGGATTCAGATTCTTGAGTCCAGTCATAGTCTACTCTTTCATGCAGGCTGCAGGGTTAACCAACGATCATCTTTTGGATTGTTATAGACACAATCAATGTGTAAGGCTAGCAGAAAGATCTTGGAGACATATTTAA